A single window of Salvia splendens isolate huo1 chromosome 8, SspV2, whole genome shotgun sequence DNA harbors:
- the LOC121743130 gene encoding protein TRM32-like isoform X1 yields the protein MVKLLDDESQNKQAGCMWGFVHVLHYQQWQSNVKKMIHHRKHQGRSHDQCEWSPDTSVHERLLREKESPHRAGKRSPRSKRRSLRARLKAIITEGTPVEDKDLKRDGGFSTKSSLQRTYSIHHLESVDDFFGKIHKDWNPPIIFFPNNSEDRSSKSSDAAQINATSGGECNSHGPKDADQLNSPDVFEIFKMDKEYLLKHLQDSDPSIANFSRTAFGLNTKGKFNKSRSFPVADLPEGRKLKPLKLESKQKEVWSVPRNDKDKSVELAGDESSGRTSLSVFEPKKIGNKSQPSESLDYREEEITGKSGEDDGIRANTRSHRRSSSLNESVDRYARLFENSFGKDVKLSSSQSLKITSEYGYAPVSFKRINSYSNADFHYSDVNFEVLHDNLSRANLVVVAEDSCAVLQTSEEEAFPLDADMQIKEDDASTDKFKHDFLLEKDSDSFDVTLKEIQDQISVSDTDILLHEKESPAVELHIPKGKEHGSEIQELDSSIYTEDLQNSENLENYGHLHKKICDLDYLRHLLDRSGIAREGSEMTWHSSDQLLSPQLFEEVEAAWPHDEDELDGWPDFQGCWHHQMLFGAVNEALLEVYDMSLPYYPNALSSNCHIRRFPMGNLIIEELCTSIGTLMNEKLEERQSQSLDCIVAHDLAHDRSWMNLQLESEAVALDLEDMIFSELLQEVMLT from the exons ATGGTGAAGCTTTTGGATGATGAATCACAGAATAAGCAGGCTGGATGCATGTGGGGTTTTGTACATGTCCTACACTACCAACAATGGCAGTCCAATGTTAAGAAAATGATCCATCATCGCAAACACCAAGGCCGATCACACGACCAAT GTGAGTGGAGTCCCGACACATCTGTACACGAAAGGCTtctgagagagaaagagagccCACACCGT GCTGGTAAAAGGTCTCCTCGTAGTAAGAGACGATCTCTGAGAGCGCGCTTGAAGGCAATAATTACAGAAGGGACGCCCGTGGAGGATAAGGATTTGAAGAGGGATGGTGGATTCTCTACCAAATCAAGCTTGCAGAGAACTTACTCTATCCATCACCTTGAATCTGTGGATGATTTCTTTGGTAAAATACACAAAGACTGGAATCCTCCGATCATTTTCTTTCCAAATAACTCTGAGGATCGTTCCTCTAAATCATCCGATGCAGCTCAGATTAATGCTACCAGTGGAGGAGAATGTAACAGTCATGGCCCTAAAGATGCCGACCAACTAAACTCACCTGAtgtttttgagatatttaagaTGGACAAGGAGTATCTTCTGAAGCATCTGCAAGACTCAGACCCAAGCATTGCTAATTTCTCACGCACTGCATTTGGTTTGAACACAAAAGGGAAATTCAACAAATCGAGATCCTTCCCAGTGGCTGATTTGCCAGAAGGGAGGAAGCTTAAGCCTTTGAAGCTTGAAAGCAAACAGAAAGAAGTTTGGTCAGTTCCTAGAAACGACAAAGATAAGTCGGTTGAACTTGCTGGTGATGAAAGTAGTGGCAGAACATCTCTTTCTGTCTTTGAGCCTAAAAAAATTGGTAACAAATCACAGCCTTCTGAAAGTTTGGATTATAGAGAGGAAGAGATTACAGGCAAGAGTGGTGAAGATGATGGAATCAGAGCAAACACTCGCAGTCACCGCAGAAGTTCTTCTTTAAATGAATCCGTGGATAGATATGCTCGTCTCTTTGAGAATAGTTTCGGGAAAGATGTCAAGTTGAGCTCTTCCCAGAGCTTGAAAATAACAAGTGAATATGGCTATGCTCCAGTGTCTTTCAAAAGGATAAACTCTTATTCTAATGCAGATTTTCATTATTCTGATGTAAACTTTGAGGTattgcatgacaatctttccaGAGCGAACTTAGTTGTAGTGGCAGAAGATAGCTGTGCAGTTCTACAAACTAGTGAAGAAGAAGCTTTTCCCCTAGATGCAGATATGCAGATTAAGGAAGATGATGCAAGCACTGACAAATTCAAACATGATTTCCTCTTGGAGAAGGATTCTGACAGTTTCGATGTTACCCTTAAAGAGATTCAAGATCAGATTTCCGTATCGGATACAGATATTCTCTTGCATGAAAAAGAATCTCCTGCTGTAGAGCTTCATATTCCCAAAG GGAAGGAGCATGGATCTGAAATCCAAGAGTTAGATTCTTCAATTTACACTGAAGATTTGCAAAACTCAGAAAATCTTGAGAACTATGGACACCTTCATAAGAAAATTTGTGACTTGGATTATCTGAGGCACCTTCTTGATAGATCAGGGATTGCAAGAGAGGGCTCTGAGATGACATGGCATTCATCGGACCAGCTACTCAGTCCCCAATTGTTCGAGGAAGTGGAAGCTGCCTGGCCTCATGATGAAGATGAGTTAGACGGATGGCCTGACTTCCAAGGCTGTTGGCACCATCAAATGCTGTTTGGTGCGGTGAATGAGGCCTTGCTTGAGGTATATGACATGTCACTTCCGTACTATCCCAATGCCTTGTCATCAAACTGCCACATTCGTCGATTTCCCATGGGGAACCTCATTATTGAGGAGCTTTGCACGAGTATTGGCACGTTGATGAACGAGAAGCTTGAGGAGAGGCAGTCACAGTCGCTAGACTGTATCGTGGCTCATGACCTGGCTCATGATCGCAGCTGGATGAACCTCCAACTGGAGAGCGAGGCCGTGGCACTTGACCTTGAAGACATGATTTTTAGTGAACTCTTACAGGAGGTTATGCTTACTTAA
- the LOC121743130 gene encoding protein TRM32-like isoform X2, with the protein MVKLLDDESQNKQAGCMWGFVHVLHYQQWQSNVKKMIHHRKHQGRSHDQCEWSPDTSVHERLLREKESPHRAGKRSPRSKRRSLRARLKAIITEGTPVEDKDLKRDGGFSTKSSLQRTYSIHHLESVDDFFAQINATSGGECNSHGPKDADQLNSPDVFEIFKMDKEYLLKHLQDSDPSIANFSRTAFGLNTKGKFNKSRSFPVADLPEGRKLKPLKLESKQKEVWSVPRNDKDKSVELAGDESSGRTSLSVFEPKKIGNKSQPSESLDYREEEITGKSGEDDGIRANTRSHRRSSSLNESVDRYARLFENSFGKDVKLSSSQSLKITSEYGYAPVSFKRINSYSNADFHYSDVNFEVLHDNLSRANLVVVAEDSCAVLQTSEEEAFPLDADMQIKEDDASTDKFKHDFLLEKDSDSFDVTLKEIQDQISVSDTDILLHEKESPAVELHIPKGKEHGSEIQELDSSIYTEDLQNSENLENYGHLHKKICDLDYLRHLLDRSGIAREGSEMTWHSSDQLLSPQLFEEVEAAWPHDEDELDGWPDFQGCWHHQMLFGAVNEALLEVYDMSLPYYPNALSSNCHIRRFPMGNLIIEELCTSIGTLMNEKLEERQSQSLDCIVAHDLAHDRSWMNLQLESEAVALDLEDMIFSELLQEVMLT; encoded by the exons ATGGTGAAGCTTTTGGATGATGAATCACAGAATAAGCAGGCTGGATGCATGTGGGGTTTTGTACATGTCCTACACTACCAACAATGGCAGTCCAATGTTAAGAAAATGATCCATCATCGCAAACACCAAGGCCGATCACACGACCAAT GTGAGTGGAGTCCCGACACATCTGTACACGAAAGGCTtctgagagagaaagagagccCACACCGT GCTGGTAAAAGGTCTCCTCGTAGTAAGAGACGATCTCTGAGAGCGCGCTTGAAGGCAATAATTACAGAAGGGACGCCCGTGGAGGATAAGGATTTGAAGAGGGATGGTGGATTCTCTACCAAATCAAGCTTGCAGAGAACTTACTCTATCCATCACCTTGAATCTGTGGATGATTTCTTTG CTCAGATTAATGCTACCAGTGGAGGAGAATGTAACAGTCATGGCCCTAAAGATGCCGACCAACTAAACTCACCTGAtgtttttgagatatttaagaTGGACAAGGAGTATCTTCTGAAGCATCTGCAAGACTCAGACCCAAGCATTGCTAATTTCTCACGCACTGCATTTGGTTTGAACACAAAAGGGAAATTCAACAAATCGAGATCCTTCCCAGTGGCTGATTTGCCAGAAGGGAGGAAGCTTAAGCCTTTGAAGCTTGAAAGCAAACAGAAAGAAGTTTGGTCAGTTCCTAGAAACGACAAAGATAAGTCGGTTGAACTTGCTGGTGATGAAAGTAGTGGCAGAACATCTCTTTCTGTCTTTGAGCCTAAAAAAATTGGTAACAAATCACAGCCTTCTGAAAGTTTGGATTATAGAGAGGAAGAGATTACAGGCAAGAGTGGTGAAGATGATGGAATCAGAGCAAACACTCGCAGTCACCGCAGAAGTTCTTCTTTAAATGAATCCGTGGATAGATATGCTCGTCTCTTTGAGAATAGTTTCGGGAAAGATGTCAAGTTGAGCTCTTCCCAGAGCTTGAAAATAACAAGTGAATATGGCTATGCTCCAGTGTCTTTCAAAAGGATAAACTCTTATTCTAATGCAGATTTTCATTATTCTGATGTAAACTTTGAGGTattgcatgacaatctttccaGAGCGAACTTAGTTGTAGTGGCAGAAGATAGCTGTGCAGTTCTACAAACTAGTGAAGAAGAAGCTTTTCCCCTAGATGCAGATATGCAGATTAAGGAAGATGATGCAAGCACTGACAAATTCAAACATGATTTCCTCTTGGAGAAGGATTCTGACAGTTTCGATGTTACCCTTAAAGAGATTCAAGATCAGATTTCCGTATCGGATACAGATATTCTCTTGCATGAAAAAGAATCTCCTGCTGTAGAGCTTCATATTCCCAAAG GGAAGGAGCATGGATCTGAAATCCAAGAGTTAGATTCTTCAATTTACACTGAAGATTTGCAAAACTCAGAAAATCTTGAGAACTATGGACACCTTCATAAGAAAATTTGTGACTTGGATTATCTGAGGCACCTTCTTGATAGATCAGGGATTGCAAGAGAGGGCTCTGAGATGACATGGCATTCATCGGACCAGCTACTCAGTCCCCAATTGTTCGAGGAAGTGGAAGCTGCCTGGCCTCATGATGAAGATGAGTTAGACGGATGGCCTGACTTCCAAGGCTGTTGGCACCATCAAATGCTGTTTGGTGCGGTGAATGAGGCCTTGCTTGAGGTATATGACATGTCACTTCCGTACTATCCCAATGCCTTGTCATCAAACTGCCACATTCGTCGATTTCCCATGGGGAACCTCATTATTGAGGAGCTTTGCACGAGTATTGGCACGTTGATGAACGAGAAGCTTGAGGAGAGGCAGTCACAGTCGCTAGACTGTATCGTGGCTCATGACCTGGCTCATGATCGCAGCTGGATGAACCTCCAACTGGAGAGCGAGGCCGTGGCACTTGACCTTGAAGACATGATTTTTAGTGAACTCTTACAGGAGGTTATGCTTACTTAA